GCCGTGCCCGCCTCGCGATTCCCCTGATTTCAGTAAGTCCTTCCCCGTACCCCCACCGTGGCCAGCCACCACTATATCACGTCACGTACTCGCGCGCGTCCCCTTGCGTCCCCCGCCCGTGTCCACCCAGTCCCCGCCTCGTCCGGCCTCGCTGCTCGATAGGATTTGGTTATAGAGATCCGTTCGCCGGGGCTGGGCGCTAGTAGCCAGCCAACACAACAAGTCCACCCAGCCAGGATCCAGCAGCGAAAgggcatggccggcggcggggacggcggcatgGGCCCGAtggcgatggcgccgccgcaCGGGGGCGCCCACGCGGgcaaggcggcgccggcggcggcgccacccccAGCGGGCTCGCACATGGGGATGATGCACATGACCTTCTTCTGGGGCGACCGCGCGGTGGTGCTGTTCCCGGGGTggcccggcgcgcgcggcgcgggcgcctaCGCCCTCTGCCTCCTCTTcgtgctcgcgctcgccgcgctcACCGAGGCGCTCGCCGCGGCCTCGCGGTGCgtcgcccgccgcggcgccgccggcgcgggccgtgacggcgggcgcggcgcccCGGCGTCCTCGGCCGCGCTGCTCACGGCCGCGCACGCCGCAAGGATGGGGACGGCGTATCTCGTCATGCTGGCCGTCATGTCCTTCAACGGCGGcgtgctgctcgccgccgtggccgggCACGCGCTCGGCTTCCTCCTCGCGCGCAGCAGGGTGCACCctgggggtggcggcgccgccgccgccgcccgtgacCGTGAGCTCGCCGCTGCCCCGGATGGCTCCAAGGCCTAGGCTGCAGTGCAAATGCAGTTGGGGGGTTAAACTAATGGCTGTCTCGTGTTGTCTTTTGCTGTAGGCATCTGAAAATTATGGATACTCTTTTCCAAGTCCGGAATGCCGTTGCCATGGCTGTCATCTCGTTGTTCTTTTCTGTGTCATGGATTACGCTGGAAGATGGCATGATGTCCCTTGCTAAGAGAACTTCCAGAGTGACTTGATTTACTGTATCCTGTGTTTATATCGAAGAAAGTATTTCTGTGGTGAATGATAATTGATAATGTCAACTGTTGTGCTATCTGGTGAAGTGTTATGCGGTAGTATATGGTGGGCTGCTGACTGCTAGCTAATGGCGCTTCCTGGTTCAGACGTGCTGCCCGTGCATAACGCACACGTCTAGTGCAGCTGTGCAGGCAAGGCATGCAGCAAGCTGGTAGTACCATAATGAATGTGTCAACTGTTGACATGCTGGGTTGTGTTGTTGTTTTATTGCTCAATCTAAACATtcatctttttttaatataatcggcatcTCTCCTAGTTCATTTTTAAAAATAGTACCATAATGATGTGTGAATGTGTCCCGGTGTGGCTTAGTGTTTATTTGTGTTCGTGTGGTGGCCGAATATATCAAGATGTCATGTGGATATGGGAATTGGTAACGTGCTCGTTCCCATTCGTTTTGATCCTCAATTAAGCTCGTGACAGTTTAGAAGGTTCTAATACCAACTGTGATGGCCTGATAATCTATCTTGTGAAAGAAAAAATCAGAAATGGGTGAGATTTCGTATATATATTGGTGCATAGCAAAGACGTTAGACATAGAGATATCTGTATTGTTATGTCAGTGGGGGTATATGCACTCACTCACTTTTTAAATTCACTCCTTTATGGAACTTATAAAATCTTGTATCCACTCAACATTACAGTTAGATTTGTTCGCGCACTTTGTAATGTGTGCTACAAACTAGTAGTGTAGAATTTATTTCTCGTATGAGAGCTTCATATATCTCTGGATATAACTTTAAAGACAGACAGAAAGTTAAAGATTGTACATGTTAATGTGTTCAATGCTTTGTTAAGTCatgaggagaaaaaaaaagctaagtTTAATAAAGTTTTCCAACAACTCAATTTTAGTGTCTCGAATTCATGTCAAGATTTATGTTTTGCTGAAGAGTGTGTAATAACTTTCTATAACGTAGGAATTTTTGTTTGCACTTTAGTTACAGTGGTAGAAAAAAACTGTGGAAGTAACTATAATTCAAATATTAACTACCACTGTTAGCCACAAACAAACCCCCCccactccctccattccaaaatgtggatcgttttggattttttagatttgctatgcacctaaatataaggttatgtctagatacatagcaaaatctatatacctagaaaaaccaaaataacctgcattttggaacggagggggtAATTTTTTTGCAGTGATGATGCAATAAAAATTAGGTTGTTAGAGAATTCAATGAcactaagggcctgttttctgccaccttgctaaactttagatgctaaagtttagcaactttgagctgctaaactgcaaaacactcttgctaaaacttgctaaagttgagttgctaaagtttagcactttagcaagttttgggttgctaaaacttgctaaaaggtgggctggacaacatatacccctcatttattgcttgtctcccccctcctgcgcacctttaataagggtagataggtccTTTTACAGCTTattaaatgccttttagcaagagtatccaaacagctttgctaaagtttagcaacgtttagcaactaaagtttagcaagccTAAGTTAGATCCTATTGGAAGGACATATATTAtagcgcagcagcagcacttaGACAAAAAGTCAACAACACACGGTGGTATCCACCCAAACTACGGGATCAGTCATCAGAGAGCCACTTCGCAATGTTTTCCAATTTTTCAAGCTCCCAAAAGCGGCAGCGCATGCCGACCGGATACGCCGACGTGCCatgcgcgcgcggcgcccggTAGCCATGCCCATGGCGTTCGAACTTTGTTCAGCGCGCACTGAAGCCGGCCGAGCTGAGCTGCGTGGCCGAGAGGTAGCGCGCCGCTACTGGGCAACGCTCCCcgtgccgccacgccgccgcggcggtgcgcgCTAGTGCTCGGCCCACCGATCCCTCTCCGGACTCCGGCCATCATGAGGCCACCCGGTCACTAGCGTCGACGCCGCTATATAAGCAGCAGCGGCGCTGCAGCCATGAGACCACACACAAGTCACAAGAGAAGCAAGCACCTTGCTGCTAGTGGTGACCATTGATCAGCCGAGCTGCCGCGTCGCGACGATGAGGGGGCTCCTCCTGGTGGTCGCCATGGTCTTGGCCGCGGCGTGCCTCGCGGACGGCAAGGGCGAGTGCGGGGCGTCGCCGCCGGAGAAGGTGGCGCAGAAGCTGGCGCCGTGCGAGTCGGCGGCGAAGAAGCCCAACTCGGCGCCGTCGAGCGGGTGCTGCAACGCGGTGCACACCATCGGGAAGCAGAGCCCCGAGTGCCTGTGCGCCGTGATGCTGTCCAAGGCCGCCATGAAGCACGGGATCAAGCCCGAGGTCGCCATCACCATCCCCAAGCGCTGCAACCTCGTCGACCGCCCCGTCGGCTACAAGTGCGGAGGTAATTTATTCAAGCGGCAGCGTCAACTCATTAATTTTAGTGACCTTGATTATCCTTCCCTTCTTTGTTTCAATAACGGTTGGCAGAACAGATAAATGAGAGTTAGCGTTTGATACTTCTTCTATTCTTTGTTACAGATTACACACTGCCATGAGCTGCGAGAACTACTCGAGCACCGGTGCACGATCCGTCCCAGTATGAGTAAAGCACGAGGTTGTGTGATGGTGACGTGTCAGAGCATGTGTGTGTTGTCACTAAACGAGACTAGAGATTACCATCCATGTCGAGCTGCAGCGTGACGAGTGTATCGATAGATATGCGTACTCTAGTGTAGTCAGTGTCAGCCGTCAGGGATCCCTGAGATGTAGTCTTGCATCCTCGAAATAAGACTCGTCTTAGCTTCTTGGACAAACTCGGTTAGAGATGCTTGTGTGCACTGACTCGTAGTACCTCCTCCGTTTGTATCACACCAATCGAATAAATGACATGCCTAGTATTATATTCAACGAATATTTCTTTTTGCGAGATGAAAACAAGGAACCATCATCCTcgaggaagaaaaaaacaacAATGATGGAGCCACCACCCTTCGTGCATCTTTTTCTTCGCGGCGCTGCGGATCGCTCACAGGGAGTTTGGGACAACCGGGGGCACAACCCTTAGATGGATAGTTCGTATGTGAATTCGGATATTCAATATTCGTATCTATCCGTACCAAATCCGGATACTTAATTCAAATGGAGGGTATTCGAATTCGATCTGACAAGATAAATAACTATCTGTATTCGTATCCGCGTATATCCATTCGCATCCGATCCGTTTTCATCCCAGCAGGTCCTGTTGCGTCCAAACCCACCAGCCGTGCCGGACGCGGACGTGCCACCACGGCCTTCTTAGGGATAACAGATCCTCTTTCACCGCAAAGCTAGCGGTTTCTTGTTCGTCGTGGCCGGGGCAGGCGCTCGGCTCCCCGCCGCGCGGAGGCAGAGCAGGATGcaccctcctcgtcctcgggagAGGGTGACGTACTCGTTTCTGACACTGGGTGCCTGATATGTGGATCAGGGTCGACGCGTCAGCCACCAGGCAGAGGAAGGCCCCGTCCCGACCGCGAGCTCGTGGCTTGGGCGTTGCTGTTTGGTGGCTTCATTAtgttttaaagaaaaaaaatgtgttgtTCTGTGTTGTCGGCATCTGAAATTCTGGACGCCGTCGATCCATGATCCGAAATGCCATGGCCATTGCCTGTCTatcgtttttttttccctatgGAATGTACTGTGTGGTGCAATCTGTAAACGTGGCATCATGTAACGTACCTTGCTGCTCAGCATATACTCCTACTGCATTTTTTTTAGTTACGCGTTTGTATTCATGATTATCAGAGGTTATTTGTGTGCGTGGTCGCCGTGGTGGGAGGGTACGTGAATCCGTGCGCCcgatttttgtttttttcttttgaattacAGATGGCACGCTTGCTGACTGCCAGTCTGCATTTCACGACGAGTACAGTCCACTGCACCAGGAAGAGATTCCTCTAACGGGCTGGGATTTGGGAAAGACAACTCTGTAACTGGGCCATGGGAAATAACCAATTTCTCGCGCGTGGTTGACTCAGTTTCGGCCTTTTGGGCTGTCAAAATTCTCTCTCGAAAGGACCGGCCCATTCTTTTGCTTAAGATTTCTTCCTTGTCTTCCTTCATTCTTCACAACCACGCGCGCGCGtgtgtatgtttttttttttcaaaatatacGCGTTCTTTTTACGGTGCTCCGGATTTGCCAAATAATAGGTCTCTATTTTGCAAATTTGATCCACAAAACGAAAACCTTAGATATCATGACGGTCCAGTGaggtatgaaaaaaaaaatcgagctAGGCAGTTAGGCTGCATGACTGCACTGATATACAACCTGTTTATTGAACGAAACTTTGTTTTAGCCCCAGCTGAAAGAAAGGAAGCGAAGATATTAGATGGTACAGCAAACTAAACTAAAAAGCTGCGCGCTTCGTTTGCGCGAGTGCCCCCTTTAAGCAAATGTTATTAACACCACCACCGACACCTCCAGCAgctaaacaaaacaaaaggaaccACTACCCTTGCTGCTAATTTTTCTTTGCTAGAATGAGCGCAGACGAAGCACTTTTAAGCAACCAACATCACTCCGTGGCGTCCACTGAAACGACCCAATCAGGGTCAGGGAGCCATTTCACACGCCCTTTCCAATTCCCAAGCTCTCAAAGCGACCGCGCATGCCGATCcggaatttttttaattttaatttttttaatttttttaaaaataacccctCCGGATAAATATTTCCATCTTGAGATCCTTTTGGTCGCGCCGGCGCGTGGTCCGACAAAATAACGTTGTCACACTACGTGACGAGCCTGCCACGCTAGCGCGACGATATGACATAGGCTGCTCTCATCATGCCATGCAAAGTGGTGCGACAGAACCACGTTGTCGCGCCACATGCAGTGG
This portion of the Setaria viridis chromosome 7, Setaria_viridis_v4.0, whole genome shotgun sequence genome encodes:
- the LOC117862957 gene encoding copper transporter 6, which codes for MAGGGDGGMGPMAMAPPHGGAHAGKAAPAAAPPPAGSHMGMMHMTFFWGDRAVVLFPGWPGARGAGAYALCLLFVLALAALTEALAAASRCVARRGAAGAGRDGGRGAPASSAALLTAAHAARMGTAYLVMLAVMSFNGGVLLAAVAGHALGFLLARSRVHPGGGGAAAAARDRELAAAPDGSKA
- the LOC140220041 gene encoding non-specific lipid-transfer protein-like, with amino-acid sequence MRGLLLVVAMVLAAACLADGKGECGASPPEKVAQKLAPCESAAKKPNSAPSSGCCNAVHTIGKQSPECLCAVMLSKAAMKHGIKPEVAITIPKRCNLVDRPVGYKCGDYTLP